In one Rhopalosiphum padi isolate XX-2018 chromosome 3, ASM2088224v1, whole genome shotgun sequence genomic region, the following are encoded:
- the LOC132927560 gene encoding uncharacterized protein LOC132927560 isoform X4: protein MTTANKKLIIVVCLLRLCICQQYEQSGGQGGYSSSGGKYNSPSSAGRSAASGRPNGGSGSNGYNPTSGFPGQGQGGKGGYGNGLNGNSRYSGSQNAGGINCGPNDNNGGFGGSNNGFGGYGTNGLNSGSNGGGNYGGGSSGFPGGNGEYGSGGSGGGGGYGNGGFGSSGSGGGGGYGSGGINGRGNSGLGGSSSYGNGGLGGSGGYGNGGAGSSGGNGNGGAGGSGGYGNGGSGGSGGYGNGGLGGSGGYGNGGSGGLGGYGNGGLGGNGGLGGNGGLGGSGGYGNGGSGGYGNGGLGGNGGLGGSGGYGNGGNGANGGNFNPNQNAPPAAKVSFNSYFGKSGRNGRGQFGGSNNGGFGSPGGQNGGGSGSYGGQNNGGFGSPGGQNGGGSGSYGSQTNGGSGAYGGLNGGGSGSYGGQNSGGFGSHGGGSSPYGAQNGIGNGLGSGQYGESDFGGSGQNNGFGKNSPGGFSSESSGQGSNGY from the exons ATGACGACCGCCAATAAG aaattaattattgtggTATGTCTATTGAGATTGTGTATTTGCCAGCAATATGAACAGTCAGGAGGACAAGGAGGTTATTCATCGTCAGGTGGAAAATATAACTCTCCTTCCTCTGCAGGAAGGTCTGCAGCATCCGGAAGACCAAATGGTGGTTCTGGCTCCAATGGTTATAATCCTACATCCGGTTTTCCTGGCCAAGGTCAAGGCGGAAAAGGTGGCTACGGAAACGGTTTAAATGGAAACTCAAGATATTCAGGAAGTCAAAATGCAGGTGGCATAAATTGTGGCCCCAATGATAATAATGGTGGCTTTGGTGGATCCAATAATGGTTTTGGAGGATATGGAACCAATGGCTTAAATAGTGGTTCCAATGGCGGTGGAAATTATGGGGGTGGAAGCAGTGGTTTTCCAGGAGGAAATGGAGAATATGGAAGTGGAGGCTCAGGAGGTGGGGGAGGATATGGAAATGGAGGTTTTGGTAGTAGTGGTAGTGGCGGTGGTGGAGGATATGGAAGTGGAGGTATTAATGGACGTGGAAATAGTGGTTTAGGAGGTAGTAGTAGTTACGGAAATGGTGGTTTAGGTGGAAGCGGTGGATATGGGAACGGCGGTGCAGGAAGCAGCGGGGGAAATGGGAACGGTGGTGCAGGAGGCAGTGGAGGATATGGAAATGGGGGTTCAGGAGGTTCAGGAGGATATGGTAATGGAG GCTTAGGAGGTTCAGGAGGATATGGTAACGGAGGTTCAGGAGGTTTAGGAGGATATGGTAATGGAGGTTTAGGAGGTAATGGAGGTTTAGGAGGTAATGGAGGCTTAGGAGGTTCAGGAGGATATGGTAACGGAGGTTCAGGAGGATATGGTAATGGAGGTTTAGGAGGTAATGGTGGTTTAGGAGGTAGTGGAGGATATGGAAATGGAGGTAATGGAGCTAATGGTGGAAATTTTAATCCAAATCAAAATGCTCCTCCTGCTGCCAAAGTTAGTTTCAATAGCTATTTTGGAAAATCCGGACGAAATGGCCGAGGACAATTCGGTGGATCAAATAATGGAGGATTTGGCAGTCCCGGTGGTCAAAATGGTGGTGGTTCTGGATCCTACGGTGGCCAAAATAATGGAGGTTTTGGCAGTCCCGGTGGTCAAAATGGTGGTGGTTCTGGATCCTACGGTAGTCAAACCAATGGCGGTTCTGGCGCTTATGGTGGACTGAACGGAGGAGGTTCTGGTTCATACGGTGGTCAAAATAGTGGAGGCTTTGGTTCTCATGGAGGAGGTTCTTCTCCATATGGTGCACAAAATGGTATTGGTAACGGTTTGGGATCTGGGCAATACGGAGAATCAGACTTTGGCGGATCCGGACAAAATAACGGATTCGGAAAAAATTCTCCTGGAGGATTTTCATCAGAATCTTCTGGTCAAGGATCTAATGGGTATTGA
- the LOC132927560 gene encoding uncharacterized protein LOC132927560 isoform X2 — MTTANKKLIIVVCLLRLCICQQYEQSGGQGGYSSSGGKYNSPSSAGRSAASGRPNGGSGSNGYNPTSGFPGQGQGGKGGYGNGLNGNSRYSGSQNAGGINCGPNDNNGGFGGSNNGFGGYGTNGLNSGSNGGGNYGGGSSGFPGGNGEYGSGGSGGGGGYGNGGFGSSGSGGGGGYGSGGINGRGNSGLGGSSSYGNGGLGGSGGYGNGGAGSSGGNGNGGAGGSGGYGNGGSGGSGGYGNGGLGGNGGLGGNGGYGNGGLGGSGGYGNGGLGGNGGLGGGRGYGNGGSGGSGGYGNGGLGGNGGLGGSGGYGNGGSGGSGGYGNGGLGGNGGLGGSGGYGNGGNGANGGNFNPNQNAPPAAKVSFNSYFGKSGRNGRGQFGGSNNGGFGSPGGQNGGGSGSYGGQNNGGFGSPGGQNGGGSGSYGSQTNGGSGAYGGLNGGGSGSYGGQNSGGFGSHGGGSSPYGAQNGIGNGLGSGQYGESDFGGSGQNNGFGKNSPGGFSSESSGQGSNGY; from the exons ATGACGACCGCCAATAAG aaattaattattgtggTATGTCTATTGAGATTGTGTATTTGCCAGCAATATGAACAGTCAGGAGGACAAGGAGGTTATTCATCGTCAGGTGGAAAATATAACTCTCCTTCCTCTGCAGGAAGGTCTGCAGCATCCGGAAGACCAAATGGTGGTTCTGGCTCCAATGGTTATAATCCTACATCCGGTTTTCCTGGCCAAGGTCAAGGCGGAAAAGGTGGCTACGGAAACGGTTTAAATGGAAACTCAAGATATTCAGGAAGTCAAAATGCAGGTGGCATAAATTGTGGCCCCAATGATAATAATGGTGGCTTTGGTGGATCCAATAATGGTTTTGGAGGATATGGAACCAATGGCTTAAATAGTGGTTCCAATGGCGGTGGAAATTATGGGGGTGGAAGCAGTGGTTTTCCAGGAGGAAATGGAGAATATGGAAGTGGAGGCTCAGGAGGTGGGGGAGGATATGGAAATGGAGGTTTTGGTAGTAGTGGTAGTGGCGGTGGTGGAGGATATGGAAGTGGAGGTATTAATGGACGTGGAAATAGTGGTTTAGGAGGTAGTAGTAGTTACGGAAATGGTGGTTTAGGTGGAAGCGGTGGATATGGGAACGGCGGTGCAGGAAGCAGCGGGGGAAATGGGAACGGTGGTGCAGGAGGCAGTGGAGGATATGGAAATGGGGGTTCAGGAGGTTCAGGAGGATATGGTAATGGAGGTTTAGGTGGTAATGGAGGCTTAGGAGGTAATGGAGGATATGGTAATGGAGGCTTAGGAGGTTCAGGAGGATATGGTAATGGGGGCTTAGGAGGTAATGGTGGTTTAGGAGGTGGTAGAGGATATGGAAATGGAGGTTCAGGAGGTTCAGGAGGATATGGTAATGGAGGTTTAGGTGGTAATGGAGGCTTAGGAGGTTCAGGAGGATATGGTAACGGAGGTTCAGGAG GTTCAGGAGGATATGGTAATGGAGGTTTAGGAGGTAATGGTGGTTTAGGAGGTAGTGGAGGATATGGAAATGGAGGTAATGGAGCTAATGGTGGAAATTTTAATCCAAATCAAAATGCTCCTCCTGCTGCCAAAGTTAGTTTCAATAGCTATTTTGGAAAATCCGGACGAAATGGCCGAGGACAATTCGGTGGATCAAATAATGGAGGATTTGGCAGTCCCGGTGGTCAAAATGGTGGTGGTTCTGGATCCTACGGTGGCCAAAATAATGGAGGTTTTGGCAGTCCCGGTGGTCAAAATGGTGGTGGTTCTGGATCCTACGGTAGTCAAACCAATGGCGGTTCTGGCGCTTATGGTGGACTGAACGGAGGAGGTTCTGGTTCATACGGTGGTCAAAATAGTGGAGGCTTTGGTTCTCATGGAGGAGGTTCTTCTCCATATGGTGCACAAAATGGTATTGGTAACGGTTTGGGATCTGGGCAATACGGAGAATCAGACTTTGGCGGATCCGGACAAAATAACGGATTCGGAAAAAATTCTCCTGGAGGATTTTCATCAGAATCTTCTGGTCAAGGATCTAATGGGTATTGA
- the LOC132927560 gene encoding uncharacterized protein LOC132927560 isoform X3 — MTTANKKLIIVVCLLRLCICQQYEQSGGQGGYSSSGGKYNSPSSAGRSAASGRPNGGSGSNGYNPTSGFPGQGQGGKGGYGNGLNGNSRYSGSQNAGGINCGPNDNNGGFGGSNNGFGGYGTNGLNSGSNGGGNYGGGSSGFPGGNGEYGSGGSGGGGGYGNGGFGSSGSGGGGGYGSGGINGRGNSGLGGSSSYGNGGLGGSGGYGNGGAGSSGGNGNGGAGGSGGYGNGGSGGSGGYGNGGLGGNGGLGGNGGYGNGGLGGSGGYGNGGLGGNGGLGGGRGYGNGGSGGSGGYGNGGLGGSGGYGNGGSGGYGNGGLGGNGGLGGSGGYGNGGNGANGGNFNPNQNAPPAAKVSFNSYFGKSGRNGRGQFGGSNNGGFGSPGGQNGGGSGSYGGQNNGGFGSPGGQNGGGSGSYGSQTNGGSGAYGGLNGGGSGSYGGQNSGGFGSHGGGSSPYGAQNGIGNGLGSGQYGESDFGGSGQNNGFGKNSPGGFSSESSGQGSNGY; from the exons ATGACGACCGCCAATAAG aaattaattattgtggTATGTCTATTGAGATTGTGTATTTGCCAGCAATATGAACAGTCAGGAGGACAAGGAGGTTATTCATCGTCAGGTGGAAAATATAACTCTCCTTCCTCTGCAGGAAGGTCTGCAGCATCCGGAAGACCAAATGGTGGTTCTGGCTCCAATGGTTATAATCCTACATCCGGTTTTCCTGGCCAAGGTCAAGGCGGAAAAGGTGGCTACGGAAACGGTTTAAATGGAAACTCAAGATATTCAGGAAGTCAAAATGCAGGTGGCATAAATTGTGGCCCCAATGATAATAATGGTGGCTTTGGTGGATCCAATAATGGTTTTGGAGGATATGGAACCAATGGCTTAAATAGTGGTTCCAATGGCGGTGGAAATTATGGGGGTGGAAGCAGTGGTTTTCCAGGAGGAAATGGAGAATATGGAAGTGGAGGCTCAGGAGGTGGGGGAGGATATGGAAATGGAGGTTTTGGTAGTAGTGGTAGTGGCGGTGGTGGAGGATATGGAAGTGGAGGTATTAATGGACGTGGAAATAGTGGTTTAGGAGGTAGTAGTAGTTACGGAAATGGTGGTTTAGGTGGAAGCGGTGGATATGGGAACGGCGGTGCAGGAAGCAGCGGGGGAAATGGGAACGGTGGTGCAGGAGGCAGTGGAGGATATGGAAATGGGGGTTCAGGAGGTTCAGGAGGATATGGTAATGGAGGTTTAGGTGGTAATGGAGGCTTAGGAGGTAATGGAGGATATGGTAATGGAGGCTTAGGAGGTTCAGGAGGATATGGTAATGGGGGCTTAGGAGGTAATGGTGGTTTAGGAGGTGGTAGAGGATATGGAAATGGAGGTTCAGGAGGTTCAGGAGGATATGGTAATGGAG GCTTAGGAGGTTCAGGAGGATATGGTAACGGAGGTTCAGGAGGATATGGTAATGGAGGTTTAGGAGGTAATGGTGGTTTAGGAGGTAGTGGAGGATATGGAAATGGAGGTAATGGAGCTAATGGTGGAAATTTTAATCCAAATCAAAATGCTCCTCCTGCTGCCAAAGTTAGTTTCAATAGCTATTTTGGAAAATCCGGACGAAATGGCCGAGGACAATTCGGTGGATCAAATAATGGAGGATTTGGCAGTCCCGGTGGTCAAAATGGTGGTGGTTCTGGATCCTACGGTGGCCAAAATAATGGAGGTTTTGGCAGTCCCGGTGGTCAAAATGGTGGTGGTTCTGGATCCTACGGTAGTCAAACCAATGGCGGTTCTGGCGCTTATGGTGGACTGAACGGAGGAGGTTCTGGTTCATACGGTGGTCAAAATAGTGGAGGCTTTGGTTCTCATGGAGGAGGTTCTTCTCCATATGGTGCACAAAATGGTATTGGTAACGGTTTGGGATCTGGGCAATACGGAGAATCAGACTTTGGCGGATCCGGACAAAATAACGGATTCGGAAAAAATTCTCCTGGAGGATTTTCATCAGAATCTTCTGGTCAAGGATCTAATGGGTATTGA
- the LOC132927560 gene encoding uncharacterized protein LOC132927560 isoform X1, which yields MTTANKKLIIVVCLLRLCICQQYEQSGGQGGYSSSGGKYNSPSSAGRSAASGRPNGGSGSNGYNPTSGFPGQGQGGKGGYGNGLNGNSRYSGSQNAGGINCGPNDNNGGFGGSNNGFGGYGTNGLNSGSNGGGNYGGGSSGFPGGNGEYGSGGSGGGGGYGNGGFGSSGSGGGGGYGSGGINGRGNSGLGGSSSYGNGGLGGSGGYGNGGAGSSGGNGNGGAGGSGGYGNGGSGGSGGYGNGGLGGNGGLGGNGGYGNGGLGGSGGYGNGGLGGNGGLGGGRGYGNGGSGGSGGYGNGGLGGNGGLGGSGGYGNGGSGGLGGYGNGGLGGNGGLGGNGGLGGSGGYGNGGSGGYGNGGLGGNGGLGGSGGYGNGGNGANGGNFNPNQNAPPAAKVSFNSYFGKSGRNGRGQFGGSNNGGFGSPGGQNGGGSGSYGGQNNGGFGSPGGQNGGGSGSYGSQTNGGSGAYGGLNGGGSGSYGGQNSGGFGSHGGGSSPYGAQNGIGNGLGSGQYGESDFGGSGQNNGFGKNSPGGFSSESSGQGSNGY from the exons ATGACGACCGCCAATAAG aaattaattattgtggTATGTCTATTGAGATTGTGTATTTGCCAGCAATATGAACAGTCAGGAGGACAAGGAGGTTATTCATCGTCAGGTGGAAAATATAACTCTCCTTCCTCTGCAGGAAGGTCTGCAGCATCCGGAAGACCAAATGGTGGTTCTGGCTCCAATGGTTATAATCCTACATCCGGTTTTCCTGGCCAAGGTCAAGGCGGAAAAGGTGGCTACGGAAACGGTTTAAATGGAAACTCAAGATATTCAGGAAGTCAAAATGCAGGTGGCATAAATTGTGGCCCCAATGATAATAATGGTGGCTTTGGTGGATCCAATAATGGTTTTGGAGGATATGGAACCAATGGCTTAAATAGTGGTTCCAATGGCGGTGGAAATTATGGGGGTGGAAGCAGTGGTTTTCCAGGAGGAAATGGAGAATATGGAAGTGGAGGCTCAGGAGGTGGGGGAGGATATGGAAATGGAGGTTTTGGTAGTAGTGGTAGTGGCGGTGGTGGAGGATATGGAAGTGGAGGTATTAATGGACGTGGAAATAGTGGTTTAGGAGGTAGTAGTAGTTACGGAAATGGTGGTTTAGGTGGAAGCGGTGGATATGGGAACGGCGGTGCAGGAAGCAGCGGGGGAAATGGGAACGGTGGTGCAGGAGGCAGTGGAGGATATGGAAATGGGGGTTCAGGAGGTTCAGGAGGATATGGTAATGGAGGTTTAGGTGGTAATGGAGGCTTAGGAGGTAATGGAGGATATGGTAATGGAGGCTTAGGAGGTTCAGGAGGATATGGTAATGGGGGCTTAGGAGGTAATGGTGGTTTAGGAGGTGGTAGAGGATATGGAAATGGAGGTTCAGGAGGTTCAGGAGGATATGGTAATGGAGGTTTAGGTGGTAATGGAGGCTTAGGAGGTTCAGGAGGATATGGTAACGGAGGTTCAGGAGGTTTAGGAGGATATGGTAATGGAGGTTTAGGAGGTAATGGAGGTTTAGGAGGTAATGGAGGCTTAGGAGGTTCAGGAGGATATGGTAACGGAGGTTCAGGAGGATATGGTAATGGAGGTTTAGGAGGTAATGGTGGTTTAGGAGGTAGTGGAGGATATGGAAATGGAGGTAATGGAGCTAATGGTGGAAATTTTAATCCAAATCAAAATGCTCCTCCTGCTGCCAAAGTTAGTTTCAATAGCTATTTTGGAAAATCCGGACGAAATGGCCGAGGACAATTCGGTGGATCAAATAATGGAGGATTTGGCAGTCCCGGTGGTCAAAATGGTGGTGGTTCTGGATCCTACGGTGGCCAAAATAATGGAGGTTTTGGCAGTCCCGGTGGTCAAAATGGTGGTGGTTCTGGATCCTACGGTAGTCAAACCAATGGCGGTTCTGGCGCTTATGGTGGACTGAACGGAGGAGGTTCTGGTTCATACGGTGGTCAAAATAGTGGAGGCTTTGGTTCTCATGGAGGAGGTTCTTCTCCATATGGTGCACAAAATGGTATTGGTAACGGTTTGGGATCTGGGCAATACGGAGAATCAGACTTTGGCGGATCCGGACAAAATAACGGATTCGGAAAAAATTCTCCTGGAGGATTTTCATCAGAATCTTCTGGTCAAGGATCTAATGGGTATTGA